A single genomic interval of Mycobacterium sp. DL592 harbors:
- a CDS encoding ferredoxin, which yields MKIEVDFGLCEANAICMGIIPEVFQVDDQDYLHVLSDEVTPENEAQIRDAVRQCPRQAISIRE from the coding sequence ATGAAGATTGAAGTGGATTTCGGCCTGTGCGAGGCCAACGCGATCTGTATGGGCATCATCCCCGAGGTGTTCCAGGTCGACGACCAGGACTACCTGCACGTGTTGTCTGACGAGGTGACTCCGGAGAACGAGGCGCAGATTCGTGATGCCGTGCGGCAGTGCCCGCGGCAGGCGATCTCGATCCGGGAGTGA
- a CDS encoding cytochrome P450: MSQAELVFDPFSEEFFNNPFDLYRRMQDEAPVYYHPEMDFYALTRHEDVAEGLKDHETFSSARGCDLAMVKAPEPPPKSIIFMDPPEHRHMRSLLNKAFTPRAVQEQRETVVEQIDRYLNAADPDNFDVVQDFSGPFPVEVITRMAGVPEEYRQQVRVWIDTSLHREPGQMEMGEAGMQANIETAMYYFGLVQERRENPQDDMISRLIAAEIPDDDGNLRKLDDIEICGFATLLGGAGAETVTKLLGNAAVIFARNPDQWQKLLDDRSKIPAAVEELLRYEGPVQYNVRYSVKEKTLHGVTIPAGKPVFMIGAAANRDPRAFTDAHKFDIDRDRTEAQNLGLGYGIHSCLGAALARMESAIALERLLDFMPRYEVQWDRLERVHMQNVAGWHTVPVKVLR, from the coding sequence ATGTCCCAGGCCGAACTCGTCTTCGACCCCTTCTCGGAGGAGTTCTTCAACAACCCGTTCGACCTCTACCGGCGGATGCAGGACGAGGCACCGGTCTACTACCACCCCGAGATGGACTTCTACGCCCTGACCCGGCACGAGGACGTGGCCGAGGGACTCAAGGATCACGAGACGTTCTCCTCGGCCCGGGGCTGCGATCTCGCCATGGTGAAAGCGCCTGAGCCGCCGCCGAAATCGATCATCTTCATGGACCCGCCCGAGCACCGCCATATGCGCAGCCTGCTGAACAAGGCCTTCACCCCACGCGCCGTCCAGGAGCAGCGCGAGACCGTCGTCGAGCAGATCGACCGGTACCTCAACGCCGCCGACCCGGACAACTTCGACGTCGTGCAGGACTTCTCCGGACCCTTCCCGGTCGAGGTGATCACCCGGATGGCCGGTGTCCCCGAGGAGTACCGCCAGCAGGTCCGGGTCTGGATCGACACCTCACTGCACCGCGAACCCGGCCAGATGGAGATGGGCGAAGCCGGCATGCAGGCCAATATCGAGACGGCCATGTACTACTTCGGTCTCGTCCAGGAGCGCCGGGAGAACCCGCAGGACGACATGATCAGCCGCCTCATCGCCGCGGAGATCCCCGACGACGACGGCAACCTGCGCAAGCTCGACGACATCGAGATCTGTGGATTTGCAACACTTTTGGGCGGCGCCGGCGCGGAAACCGTCACCAAGCTCCTCGGCAACGCGGCGGTGATCTTCGCGCGCAACCCCGACCAGTGGCAGAAGTTGCTCGACGACCGCAGCAAGATTCCGGCCGCCGTCGAGGAGCTGCTGCGCTATGAGGGTCCGGTGCAGTACAACGTCCGGTACTCGGTGAAGGAGAAGACCCTGCACGGTGTGACCATCCCGGCGGGCAAGCCGGTCTTCATGATCGGCGCGGCGGCCAACCGCGACCCGCGGGCCTTCACCGACGCCCACAAGTTCGACATCGACCGTGACCGCACCGAGGCGCAGAACCTCGGACTCGGGTACGGCATTCACAGCTGTCTGGGCGCCGCGCTGGCCCGCATGGAAAGCGCGATCGCGCTGGAGCGGCTGCTGGACTTCATGCCGCGCTACGAGGTTCAGTGGGATCGTCTCGAGCGTGTTCACATGCAGAACGTCGCCGGATGGCACACCGTTCCGGTAAAGGTGTTGCGATGA
- a CDS encoding NAD(P)-dependent oxidoreductase, whose product MKVGFVGAGRMGAPMVRRLVVAGHEVTVLARSAQKRSAIADLGALPADDLSAVATDADAVVVCVFTDEQVRRVCDDDGLIAAMAPGSVLVLHTTGSPRTAEALAERGRDGGVAVVDAPVSGGPHDIAAGIVTLFVGGDEDVVQRVRPVLSSYGDPVLHVGPLGAGQLVKLVNNTLFAAQIGIVAEGVRLAARLGVDESTLLSALPHGSGTSRALTSIAAVGSAAGFIAAVGEFIGKDVAVVRATVAQLGGDLGLLDDVVNAGLQSSKIS is encoded by the coding sequence ATGAAGGTCGGCTTCGTGGGCGCCGGCCGGATGGGCGCCCCGATGGTGCGCCGATTGGTCGTGGCGGGTCACGAGGTCACCGTGCTGGCCCGGAGTGCGCAAAAGCGTTCGGCGATAGCTGATCTGGGTGCCCTCCCCGCCGACGATCTGAGCGCTGTCGCGACCGACGCCGACGCCGTGGTGGTATGCGTGTTCACCGACGAGCAGGTCCGCCGCGTCTGCGACGACGACGGCCTGATCGCGGCCATGGCGCCGGGTTCGGTGCTGGTGCTGCACACCACCGGCAGCCCGCGCACCGCCGAGGCGCTGGCCGAGCGTGGCCGCGACGGCGGGGTCGCAGTCGTCGACGCCCCGGTGAGCGGGGGCCCGCACGACATCGCCGCAGGCATCGTGACCCTGTTCGTCGGCGGTGACGAGGACGTGGTGCAGCGGGTGCGCCCGGTGCTGTCCAGCTACGGCGACCCGGTGCTGCACGTCGGTCCGCTCGGCGCCGGACAACTGGTGAAGCTGGTCAACAACACCCTGTTCGCCGCCCAGATCGGCATCGTCGCCGAAGGGGTGCGCCTGGCGGCCCGGCTCGGTGTGGACGAGTCGACCCTGCTGAGCGCGCTGCCCCACGGCAGCGGTACCAGCCGCGCCCTGACCAGCATCGCCGCCGTCGGCTCAGCCGCCGGATTCATCGCCGCCGTCGGTGAGTTCATCGGCAAGGACGTCGCCGTCGTCCGGGCAACCGTCGCGCAGCTCGGCGGCGATCTCGGCCTGCTCGACGATGTCGTCAACGCGGGTCTGCAGAGTTCGAAAATCTCGTGA
- a CDS encoding NAD(P)-dependent oxidoreductase translates to MRVGFIGLGSQGAPMARRIVEGGYPTTLWARRPESLEPFADTAATVAASPKELAAASDLVCLCVVGDADVMDVATRADGVLAGLQSGGVIAVHATVHPDTCRELAQRAAAQGVAVIDAPVSGGGPAAEAGTLLVMAGGEDAVVEQVRPVFATYADPIVHLGGVGSGQVTKLLNNLLFTAHLATAKTTLDLGQSLGVAPEKLAEVIGRGSANSFALTSVARFGGSLDMLKQVAGGLLHKDVSLIADIAAAAGVEPGAVIDAADAALVLLDHPR, encoded by the coding sequence ATGCGGGTGGGATTCATCGGACTCGGCAGCCAGGGCGCACCGATGGCGCGCCGGATCGTCGAGGGCGGCTATCCGACCACGCTGTGGGCGCGCCGGCCGGAGTCGCTCGAGCCGTTCGCCGACACCGCGGCCACCGTGGCGGCATCGCCGAAGGAGTTGGCTGCAGCCAGTGATCTGGTGTGCCTGTGCGTGGTCGGTGACGCCGACGTGATGGACGTGGCCACCAGGGCCGACGGCGTGCTGGCGGGTCTGCAATCCGGTGGGGTGATCGCCGTGCATGCGACGGTGCACCCCGACACCTGCCGCGAGCTGGCCCAGCGTGCGGCCGCCCAGGGCGTTGCGGTGATCGACGCACCGGTCAGTGGCGGCGGGCCGGCCGCCGAAGCCGGCACGCTGCTGGTGATGGCCGGCGGTGAGGACGCCGTGGTGGAGCAGGTACGCCCGGTGTTCGCGACGTATGCCGACCCGATCGTGCATCTGGGCGGGGTGGGCTCCGGGCAGGTGACCAAGCTGCTCAACAATCTGCTGTTCACGGCGCATCTGGCCACCGCCAAAACCACCCTGGATCTGGGCCAGTCGCTGGGCGTGGCACCGGAGAAGCTCGCGGAGGTCATCGGCCGCGGATCGGCGAACAGCTTCGCCCTGACCAGCGTGGCACGCTTCGGCGGAAGCCTCGACATGCTCAAGCAGGTGGCCGGCGGACTCCTACACAAGGACGTCAGCCTGATCGCCGATATCGCCGCGGCGGCCGGCGTCGAGCCGGGTGCGGTGATCGATGCCGCCGACGCTGCACTGGTCCTACTGGACCACCCGCGATGA